The Coregonus clupeaformis isolate EN_2021a chromosome 13, ASM2061545v1, whole genome shotgun sequence genome includes a region encoding these proteins:
- the LOC121580359 gene encoding reticulon-2 — MATKVVDLIYWRDVGKTGLVFTGLVIGLASLFQLSAVTVLSYLCMAIMCLTFPLRLYYKLLELIRKNPEGVHPFQSYIVDDSSLTDEETVLVVEEVVLMIAFAVTEIKHLLFIGSIMDSIKFVVLLYVLAYVGITTNGLTLVIVGVICVFSLPLFYKQMQGRMKRIGKAVNGLLRKIKSLFKRLYSKLRPSTAAKPAPTTTLAPVLAPKHKQKSK, encoded by the exons tagtggaTCTGATCTACTGGCGGGACGTGGGGAAGACAGGGCTGGTGTTCACAGGGCTGGTGATAGGCCTGGCCAGCCTGTTCCAGCTCAGTGCCGTCACCGTGCTGTCCTACCTGTGTATGGCCATCATGTGTCTCACCTTCCCCCTACGCCTCTACTACAAACTCCTAGAGCTGATTCGTAAGAACCCTGAAGGAGTGCACCCCTTCCA gTCTTATATAGTAGATGACAGCTCTCTGACAGATGAGGAGACGGTGTTGGTGGTGGAGGAAGTGGTGCTGATGATTGCCTTCGCCGTCACAGAGATCAAACACCTGCTCTTCATCGGCAGCATCATGGACTCCATCAAG TTTGTGGTGCTGCTGTACGTCTTGGCCTATGTGGGCATCACGACCAACGGACTGACCCTGGTGATAGTTG GTGTCATCTGTGTTTTCTCTCTTCCACTATTCTACAAACAAATGCAG GGGCGAATGAAGAGGATTGGCAAAGCAGTCAACGGCCTCCTGAGGAAAATCAAAAGCTT GTTTAAGAGGTTGTACAGTAAGCTGAGACCCTCTACTGCGGCTAAACCTGCTCCAACCACCACCCTGGCCCCAGTGCTGGCCCCAAAGCACAAACAAAAGTCAAAGTGA
- the LOC121580360 gene encoding ras-related protein Rab-4B-like — protein MTETYDFLFKFLVIGSAGSGKSCLLHQFIENKFKQDSSHTIGVEFGSRVVMVAGKTVKLQIWDTAGQERFRSVTRSYYRGAAGALLVYDITSRETYNALTNWLTDARTLASPNIVIILCGNKKDLEGDREVTFLEASRFAQENELMFLEMSALTGENVEEAFLKCARTILNKIESGELDPERMGSGIQYGDTTVRQLRQSPQAGSEQGRDQCNC, from the exons ATGACAGAAACATATG ATTTCCTTTTTAAATTCTTGGTGATTGGAAGTGCGGGATCAGGGAAATCCTGTCTTCTCCATCAATTTATAGAAAACAAGT TCAAGCAGGACTCCAGCCACACCATTGGGGTGGAGTTTGGCTCCCGGGTGGTAATGGTCGCTGGCAAGACGGTCAAGCTGCAGATCTGGGACACAGCTGGACAGGAGCGATTCCG ATCAGTGACTCGCAGTTATTACAGAGGGGCAGCAGGGGCTCTCCTGGTTTATGACATCACCAG TCGGGAAACATAcaatgcactgaccaactggttGACAGACGCTCGGACACTGGCCAGTCCAAACATCGTCATTATTCTCTGTGGGAACAAGAAGGACCTGGAGGGTGACAGAGAGGTCACTTTCCTTGAGGCATCCCGTTTTGCCCAGGAGAACG AACTGATGTTCCTGGAGATGAGTGCCCTCACTGGAGAGAACGTGGAGGAGGCCTTCCTCAAATGTGCTCGCACCATCCTCAACAAGATAGAGTCAG GTGAGCTAGACCCAGAGCGGATGGGCTCAGGGATCCAGTATGGTGACACGACGGTGAGGCAGCTTCGCCAGTCGCCACAggctggctcagaacagggcagagaTCAGTGCAACTGTTAA